The region CTCCGTGCGTGTTCATTGCCAGCCTTGTTCCGCATGAGGTCATCCGTGGTCACCATTGCCATTTTGCTGGCCGCTGCGACCTCGCGCGCGGCAGGCACGCCGCATTCGGATGTCGTCGAGGTCCCCCAACCCACATGGGAAACGCAGAAACAGGCCCGCACCTATTTGCTCCACATCCCCGCCCCGCGCGGCCAAATCACGGACCGCAACGGCGCCCCCATGGCGCAATCGCGCGTGAGCTACAACCTCGGCTTGAGTTTTCCCACGCCGCTCGAATTCACCGACGGGCAAGCGGTCAACTTCGCGCGCAGCCAAATTCTCACCGCGGAAAAGCTGCTAGGGCGCAAATTCGAAGTCACCGATGAAGCATTGCTGCAGCATTACAAGAACCGCGGGATCCTGCCGTTCATTCTCGCCGAGGATCTCGGCCCCGAGCAAATCACCGCCGTGAGTCGCGGCCTCGGTGCGGGGCTGGTGCTACAGCCCGCCTACGTCCGCTACTACCCCCTCGGCGCGCTCGCCGCGCACATCGTCGGCTACGTCGGCCGTGTGGCACCTCTCTCGGTCAAACCGATCGAAAACAAAGACCTGATCTTTCCTGATTCCGAGGGACGCGAGGGACTGGAGCAGGTCTTCGATGATGAACTCCGCGGAACGCCGGGCGTGGTCAACGTCACCCTCAACGCCGAAGGCAAGCGCACCCACGAGCGCATCGTGCAGCAGCCTGTCCCCGGCTACAACGTCATCACGACGCTCGATCTCAAGGTCCAAAAAGCCTGCGAGGATGCGCTGGCAAAAACCGGGCGGCGCGGCGCGGTCGTGGTCATCGACCCGAGAAGCGGCGAGATCCTCGGCATGGCATCGCGCCCCTCGTTCGATCCGAACGTTTTCATTCCCATCGTTCGGCCCGAAGTTTTCGACAAACTCAACAACGACCCGACGGCACCGCTTTATCCGCGGGCCTTCCGGTCGGCGTATCCTCCGGGTTCGACCTTCAAGACATTCGTCGGATTGGCGGCACTGCAGAGCGGCCTCATCACCGCGGAGACCGAGCTTTCGTGCCCCGGCGGACTGCAGGTGGGCAATTTTTATTTTCGCAACTGGAAGTCGGGGCATTCCGGCCAGCTCAACCTTGCCGAGGCGCTGGCACAGTCGTGCAACACATGGTTTTACCAGGCGGGTCTGAAAATCGGTGCCGCACCGATCATCGAATGGGCCACCGCGCTGGGACTCGGCAAGCGCACCGGGATCCCGCTGGGTTCCGAATCCAGGGGCAACATTCCCGACGATGATTACATGCTGCGCGTCCACAAGCGCCGCATTCTGCAGGGGGACGTGGCCAACATGAGCATCGGCCAGGGCGACATTCTCATCACACCGCTGCAAATGGCGCAGGCCATGGGCGTGATCGCCGCCGACGGATCGTTCCACCAGACGCGCTTGGTCAAGCAAGTGCAGAGCATCAACAACCAACCGGTCTCCGCCTACCAGGACCGGGTTCGCGCGGAGCTGAATATTTCCGAACAAAACCTCGCGGATCTGACCGAGGGCCTGGTCAAAGTCACGACCTCCGGCACCGGAAGCCGCGCAGCCACGGTCAAGGGCGTCAAGGTTGCGGGAAAGACCGGAACGGCCCAATGGGGCCCGGTGAGCAAAAGGCGTAACGCCGCGTGGTTCGGCGGATTCGCCCCCGCCGACAATCCGCTGTATGCGTTCGCCGCAGTCATCGAGGGAAATCCCGGAGAAACCATCGCCGGCGGCGCCAACGCGGCACCGGTCATCGGCAGCGTTCTGGCCACGCTTCTCAAGGATTACAAACCGCCGAAGCCCGAGGAGGAAAAGAAAGATGAGCCCGAAGAAAAGAAACAAGCCGAAGACAAGAAACCGGGCGTAGATGAAGCTGACATCACCGAAGACGTGATGAATCCGCAGGGCGCGCCCGAGGCGGCCGAGGGTGACACTCCCGCTGCGGGCGCCACTCAATCACCCGGACCTTCACCCGCACCATCGCCTTAGGCGCGGCTTTCGGTTTGCCCAAGCGGGGTGCAGACAGGATGATCATCGCGCATGCTCGAATTGCGCGATGTCACCGTGACGGCCGGGGACGGCGAAGACGCACCCGTCCTGCTCACGACCGTCACAGCACGCTTCGCACGCGGTGAGGTTTGCGCCCTTCTCGGACCGAGCGGCAGCGGAAAAACAACCCTCGTGCGGGCGGTGGCAGGTATCGCAGGCACCACCGGCGGATCGCTGCACTGGCAGGGCAACGACCTCGAAATCGAGGACCTCCAGCCATCGCAAATCGGCTACGTCCCGCAGTTCACCATCAGCCGCGAGAGCCTCACGGCGGAAGAGAACGTGATCCTTGCCCTGCAGCTTCGGGTGGCGGGGCTGTCACGCAGCGCGCTCTTCACGAGGGCAGCCGAACTGCTGGAACTCACCGGGCTCGCATCCGCGGCTGCAACCCTCTCGAAACATCTTTCCGGCGGCCAGCGCCGGCGACTGGCACTCGCCATGGAACTCGCCGGAGAACCGCCTCTTTTGCTGTGCGATGAAGTCACAAGCGGCCTCGATGCGCGCGCCGAACGAGAGATCCTGGAGCTTCTGCGGCGCATCGCGCGGGAGGGCGACCGCGTGGTGGTGGTCGTGACCCACGGTCTGCGCGGAATTGAAATGTTCGACAAGGTCGCCGTGCTGACCGAAGGCCACCTCGCCTACTTCGGCGCCCCGGACACTCTCGCCCACTACTTCCGCGCGAAGGATCCCGAAGAAATTTTCGACCGCTTGCCGCAACGCACGGGTGCGGAATGGCATGCTTCGTGGCAGAAGCACCACGGGCACTTCGAGGAAAAGAATGCCGGGAAACGGGAG is a window of Chthoniobacterales bacterium DNA encoding:
- the mrdA gene encoding penicillin-binding protein 2 yields the protein MRSSVVTIAILLAAATSRAAGTPHSDVVEVPQPTWETQKQARTYLLHIPAPRGQITDRNGAPMAQSRVSYNLGLSFPTPLEFTDGQAVNFARSQILTAEKLLGRKFEVTDEALLQHYKNRGILPFILAEDLGPEQITAVSRGLGAGLVLQPAYVRYYPLGALAAHIVGYVGRVAPLSVKPIENKDLIFPDSEGREGLEQVFDDELRGTPGVVNVTLNAEGKRTHERIVQQPVPGYNVITTLDLKVQKACEDALAKTGRRGAVVVIDPRSGEILGMASRPSFDPNVFIPIVRPEVFDKLNNDPTAPLYPRAFRSAYPPGSTFKTFVGLAALQSGLITAETELSCPGGLQVGNFYFRNWKSGHSGQLNLAEALAQSCNTWFYQAGLKIGAAPIIEWATALGLGKRTGIPLGSESRGNIPDDDYMLRVHKRRILQGDVANMSIGQGDILITPLQMAQAMGVIAADGSFHQTRLVKQVQSINNQPVSAYQDRVRAELNISEQNLADLTEGLVKVTTSGTGSRAATVKGVKVAGKTGTAQWGPVSKRRNAAWFGGFAPADNPLYAFAAVIEGNPGETIAGGANAAPVIGSVLATLLKDYKPPKPEEEKKDEPEEKKQAEDKKPGVDEADITEDVMNPQGAPEAAEGDTPAAGATQSPGPSPAPSP